The genomic stretch AAAATATAAAGTGGACCTGAGCGACAATCGGAATATGGTGTTCTCGGAAAGCTCAGACAATAAGGACCCGCAGAAAAAATAGTGAGGCGACAGAAATACTTTTCCTTCTTTTTTAAATTCCTTCTTCTCTCGATTCTTCTTCCGGGTGCGGTCATCGAGGCCGGCCCCGGAAAAAAGGAAGAATCGGATTCAAACATCCAAACTCCCGTTAAAACGTTTAAGGTGGTGATCGATCCCGGACATGGGGGAGTCGATCTTAAACCCAAGGAAGATCACGGGGACAAATACGATCCTATTTCCGAAAAATATCTCGAACTCTATAAGTCCGGCGCCTCTGCCAGAGGAAGAAAAGAAAGGACGGTCGTATTAGAACTTGCTAAAGAACTCAAGGAGATTCTCGACCTCACAAGAACGGAGGACGGATTCGAAACGTTTCGAACCTATATGAAGACGTTCACGAACGAAGAACTTCCTTGGATTAAAATCGATTCTGTGATGACTCGAAACGGAAACGCAGAGGAGAAGGAATATTCGGCGAACGAAGATCCGAACGCGCCTTATCGTCTTTTCGATTATCCGGACAAAAAAACGAAAAAGATAAAACAGGGAAGAATTTCGTTTATCAATCAGGAAAAACCGAACTTGGTCGTTTCTCTTCATCTCAATCCGAGTTACAAAGAACATCCCGGCGGAATGGCGGCGGTCCTTTCTCCTTCTTATAGAACTTTCTATGTTCTCAAAGGAATTTCGGAAGGAAGGTATTCGGAAGAAAAGTTCACCGCATCCCCTTGGAATCATTGGATGATTTTCAAAGAAGGTTGGTCTCGATTGGAGAACGCGGTCGCCGATGCTTGGATTTATTTCCTCGGTTATTGGCCGAACAGAACGGGTAAAAAAACGGACCTCTCCGCTTTCGAAGGATATCGTCAAAATATGATCACTTGGAAATATAAAGATCTTCCCGGTTGGGAAGAATTGGCCAAGGTCGGAGGGAAAGGGCCGTATTCTAAAACTCATAAAAGTTTTTCCGCAGAAGGTAAATTTTGGGAAAGAGAA from Leptospira stimsonii encodes the following:
- a CDS encoding N-acetylmuramoyl-L-alanine amidase encodes the protein MRRQKYFSFFFKFLLLSILLPGAVIEAGPGKKEESDSNIQTPVKTFKVVIDPGHGGVDLKPKEDHGDKYDPISEKYLELYKSGASARGRKERTVVLELAKELKEILDLTRTEDGFETFRTYMKTFTNEELPWIKIDSVMTRNGNAEEKEYSANEDPNAPYRLFDYPDKKTKKIKQGRISFINQEKPNLVVSLHLNPSYKEHPGGMAAVLSPSYRTFYVLKGISEGRYSEEKFTASPWNHWMIFKEGWSRLENAVADAWIYFLGYWPNRTGKKTDLSAFEGYRQNMITWKYKDLPGWEELAKVGGKGPYSKTHKSFSAEGKFWEREKAEPELWRREDGREGFGGDNHYASAELMRFVQYGLRKTNSDEDSPEPGPINKPYLSTYALPTFINAISAYLEIGYIDKEKDMILMTKRRRDVAISLAAGIYSLAHGIKVKHQDYPYVPVGKTINWSRYEKWKDGNYFQIVSE